One genomic window of Leptospira johnsonii includes the following:
- a CDS encoding lytic transglycosylase domain-containing protein, which produces MKLDDLESYRRIVSRMEEIQGITERFQPKPPAEEGDPTLKKIESEFSQELDSKMKGIFSQENDPTPKDLTSIIERESYKNHLDPNLVKSVIKAESNFKPNAVSSKGAIGLMQLMPGTADILGVENPFDPEENIAGGTKFLADMMKKFGNPDKAIAAYNAGPGAVQKYDGIPPYKETKDYVKKVNRFWKGEY; this is translated from the coding sequence ATGAAGTTAGATGACCTAGAATCTTATCGTAGAATTGTCTCCAGAATGGAAGAAATACAGGGAATCACAGAGAGATTTCAACCGAAACCTCCTGCCGAGGAAGGAGATCCTACACTAAAAAAGATCGAATCGGAATTTTCCCAAGAGTTGGACTCTAAAATGAAGGGAATTTTCTCCCAGGAGAACGATCCGACTCCAAAGGACTTAACTAGCATTATAGAAAGGGAATCTTATAAAAATCATTTGGATCCGAACCTAGTCAAATCTGTGATCAAGGCGGAATCCAATTTTAAACCGAATGCGGTTTCCTCCAAAGGAGCGATCGGTCTGATGCAGCTCATGCCTGGCACCGCGGATATTTTAGGCGTGGAAAATCCTTTCGATCCGGAAGAAAATATCGCAGGTGGGACTAAGTTTCTCGCGGATATGATGAAGAAGTTCGGAAATCCTGATAAGGCAATCGCGGCTTATAACGCCGGACCAGGGGCAGTCCAAAAATACGACGGGATCCCTCCTTATAAGGAAACGAAAGATTACGTAAAAAAAGTGAATCGTTTCTGGAAGGGAGAGTATTAA
- a CDS encoding Cys-rich protein has translation MSPISFRKIFPYLPIFVLGLAVGTFIAFKYSRGSAVQSGMEWEGKEICLDYCDNLAKCTKKEYPQTSEDQLYKVENACLRGCRKHFDKMQVCLQPEKMASCSELTSCLFGELKKYY, from the coding sequence ATGAGCCCAATCTCTTTCAGAAAAATTTTCCCTTATCTCCCCATTTTCGTTTTGGGTCTTGCTGTCGGCACATTTATAGCTTTCAAATATTCCAGAGGCTCTGCGGTACAGTCCGGCATGGAATGGGAAGGGAAAGAGATTTGTCTAGATTATTGTGATAATCTTGCGAAATGTACTAAGAAAGAATACCCCCAAACTTCGGAAGACCAATTGTATAAGGTGGAAAACGCCTGCTTAAGAGGTTGTAGAAAACATTTCGATAAGATGCAAGTATGTCTTCAGCCGGAGAAAATGGCAAGTTGTTCCGAATTGACTTCCTGTCTATTCGGAGAATTAAAAAAGTATTATTAA
- a CDS encoding ArnT family glycosyltransferase, with the protein MVWNSFFKKSLSGDKIFVSLLILLNAFLLLPGSGGNTILTQGDEAMHIATIRESLASSSYLFPKFEGVLNLYKPPALFWLGILSDSLFGVSFFAERFPSFLLFFGSSVLIYAGIRRAGGSSKLAFTISFAYTLTLGVFKFSRLVMMESLLTFFIILVSVTILEFRLSKNRIWLFLGGFFSGIAILVKGPVFQVYSGVILGSYSVIGIFLLHSNGGWAGKKRIWKELLSHIIFHSSSLVVPVIWILVLLSYSELGKEFLTIFLFTENLGKFSAATANQSEWIIPIGFLLYSFPFSLAVFFGFYSKLFTKPKSLREVVGSSYLWAILAICLVHLAPNRKDFYYLLPLIPLAFLGIGLFFIRKKEYQFSRLLSLNYFFCFGISALVLAGMWGFGILLGQSILAELVFTAFLLLIFLWGRRIRDQRAGVPSSTTLNLVLAAGLLSYIQFSILPRVNLSEVPENGPFTNTKQICIVSENPWTALTFRNALPGAEIIHSVPGADRNCVDGTRYLVFFQEPIPIPSGYQLLQTQTVWKRDVTLKELLSPTQGKEYVYFYMPSRNKNSESETR; encoded by the coding sequence ATGGTTTGGAATTCGTTTTTTAAAAAAAGCTTAAGTGGAGATAAGATATTTGTTTCTCTGCTCATTTTGTTAAACGCATTCCTTCTTCTTCCAGGATCCGGAGGAAACACAATCTTAACACAAGGGGACGAAGCGATGCATATCGCTACGATCCGAGAAAGTTTAGCCTCTTCTTCCTATCTTTTTCCTAAATTCGAAGGTGTTTTAAATCTCTACAAGCCGCCTGCACTGTTTTGGCTCGGAATTTTGTCGGATAGTCTCTTCGGTGTCAGCTTTTTTGCGGAAAGATTTCCTTCCTTTTTACTTTTTTTTGGGTCCTCTGTTCTAATTTACGCAGGCATTAGAAGGGCAGGTGGGAGTTCTAAACTAGCGTTCACAATTTCTTTTGCTTACACTTTGACCTTGGGAGTATTTAAATTCTCTAGATTAGTGATGATGGAGTCCTTACTGACTTTTTTTATCATCTTGGTTTCAGTTACGATCTTAGAATTCAGGCTCTCTAAGAATCGTATCTGGTTATTTCTCGGGGGCTTCTTCTCCGGAATCGCAATTCTAGTGAAAGGACCTGTTTTCCAGGTATATAGCGGGGTCATCTTAGGATCTTATTCAGTTATTGGGATTTTCCTTCTTCACTCAAATGGGGGATGGGCAGGTAAAAAAAGAATATGGAAGGAACTCCTCTCTCACATCATCTTCCATTCTTCTTCTTTGGTCGTTCCGGTAATTTGGATCTTGGTCCTCCTTTCCTATTCAGAGTTAGGAAAAGAATTCCTAACGATCTTTCTATTCACAGAAAATCTCGGTAAATTCTCAGCGGCGACCGCCAACCAGTCTGAATGGATTATCCCAATTGGATTTTTGCTTTATAGTTTTCCTTTCAGTCTGGCGGTTTTCTTTGGATTCTATTCCAAATTATTCACCAAGCCCAAGTCTTTGAGAGAAGTGGTCGGGAGTTCCTACCTCTGGGCAATTCTTGCCATCTGCTTGGTTCACCTGGCTCCGAACCGTAAGGACTTTTATTACCTTCTTCCTTTGATCCCCTTGGCTTTTTTGGGAATCGGATTATTCTTCATTCGAAAAAAGGAATATCAATTCTCAAGATTATTGTCTTTGAACTATTTCTTCTGTTTCGGGATCAGCGCCTTGGTCTTGGCTGGAATGTGGGGTTTTGGAATTCTTCTGGGCCAAAGTATCTTGGCGGAATTGGTTTTCACGGCATTCTTACTTTTGATTTTCTTATGGGGAAGAAGGATCCGAGACCAGAGGGCAGGAGTTCCTTCCTCCACTACCTTGAACCTCGTTCTCGCGGCAGGTTTACTCTCTTATATCCAATTTTCCATTCTTCCTAGAGTGAACCTTAGCGAAGTTCCGGAGAATGGACCATTCACAAACACAAAACAGATTTGTATCGTTTCTGAAAATCCTTGGACCGCTCTTACTTTTAGGAATGCACTTCCTGGCGCAGAAATCATTCATTCCGTTCCGGGTGCGGATCGAAATTGTGTGGATGGAACTAGGTACCTGGTCTTTTTCCAAGAGCCGATCCCTATTCCATCCGGATACCAACTTCTCCAGACACAAACTGTGTGGAAAAGAGATGTTACCCTGAAGGAACTCCTGAGTCCAACTCAAGGAAAAGAATACGTATATTTTTATATGCCTTCTCGGAATAAGAATTCCGAATCGGAGACTCGATGA
- a CDS encoding TetR/AcrR family transcriptional regulator, with protein sequence MVRTPKKKVKKTKASKAAAHGSHKGPKKRDRKATETALMKAGIQVFAKKGYDAATTKDIAKSAGANEALIMRYFGGKKGLLEAILTRTDDLGDSATGKKEIETKPELHLDEALVESITERCSDFKHYSDFMKVAVSRIILDPDVSRIIQTKIYTKALPEMIQELEKFKKRGEIDPKADLKSVAFGISSLTFALGFMAQVVYKIPESEIKATIKEMVRILQKGLKPESK encoded by the coding sequence ATGGTTCGAACCCCTAAAAAGAAGGTCAAAAAAACTAAGGCATCCAAAGCGGCTGCTCACGGCTCTCATAAGGGCCCTAAAAAAAGAGACCGAAAGGCAACTGAAACCGCTTTGATGAAGGCTGGGATACAAGTTTTTGCCAAAAAAGGATATGACGCAGCTACCACGAAGGATATCGCCAAGTCTGCAGGAGCGAACGAGGCTCTGATCATGCGTTATTTCGGCGGGAAGAAGGGTCTCTTAGAAGCAATCCTAACTCGAACAGACGATCTAGGCGATTCAGCTACAGGAAAAAAAGAAATAGAGACCAAGCCGGAACTTCATTTGGACGAGGCATTGGTTGAGTCCATTACGGAAAGATGTTCCGATTTCAAACATTACTCCGACTTCATGAAAGTTGCAGTCAGTAGGATTATCTTAGATCCCGATGTTAGTAGAATTATCCAAACCAAAATTTATACCAAGGCTCTGCCGGAAATGATCCAAGAGTTGGAAAAATTTAAGAAGCGAGGAGAGATCGATCCAAAAGCAGATCTGAAATCGGTTGCATTCGGGATTTCTTCTTTAACTTTCGCGTTAGGATTTATGGCCCAGGTGGTTTATAAAATTCCAGAATCGGAAATCAAAGCTACTATTAAAGAAATGGTGAGGATCTTGCAGAAAGGTCTAAAACCGGAATCCAAATAA
- a CDS encoding aconitate hydratase, whose amino-acid sequence MAFDIDMIRARYEKLGTLVKKAREVVGRPLTLTEKILYSHLWEGTPSSNFERGKSYVDFAPDRVAMQDATAQMALLQFMSAGRSKVAVPSTVHCDHLITAKIGSSEDLATASTENKEVYDFLSSVSNKYGIGFWKPGAGIIHQVVLENYAFPGGMMIGTDSHTVNAGGLGMVAIGVGGADACDVMAGLPWELKWPKLIGVKLTGKLNGWTSSKDVILKVAGILTVKGGTGAIVEYFGEGASSLSCTGKGTICNMGAEIGATTSTFAYDESMERYLRSTSRGDIADLANGVKEHLTADPEVYANPDKFFDQVIEINLSDLEPHLNGPFTPDLATPISKMKEEAKKNGWPTKVEVGLIGSCTNSSYEDISRAASLANQAAEKFLKPKAEFTITPGSELVRFTIERDGYIKVFEKIGAKVFANACGPCIGMWSRVGADKKEKNTIVHSFNRNFQSRNDGNPNTYAFVASPELVTALAIAGDLTFDPNNDTLTNEKGEKVKLDPPNGDELPKRGFDVNDPGYQAPAADGSNIQVVVDPKSTRLQLLAPFIKWEGTDLKGLNLLIKVKGKCTTDHISMAGPWLKFRGHLDNISNNLLIGATNIFNEKINSVKNQLDGSYDEVPKVQRQYKAKGIGSIVIGDENYGEGSSREHAAMEPRFLGVRAVLVKSFARIHETNLKKQGMLALTFADKADYDKIQEDDKIDIIGLTDFKEGTPLTLALHHKDGSKDEFKVNHTYNAQQIEWFKAGSALNLIGGKK is encoded by the coding sequence ATGGCATTTGATATAGATATGATTCGTGCCCGGTATGAAAAACTCGGGACCCTGGTTAAAAAAGCCAGAGAAGTGGTCGGCAGACCTCTCACTCTGACCGAAAAAATTCTTTATTCTCACCTTTGGGAAGGAACTCCTTCCTCTAATTTCGAAAGAGGAAAATCTTACGTTGATTTTGCTCCGGACCGAGTTGCAATGCAGGACGCAACCGCGCAGATGGCCTTATTACAATTCATGTCCGCAGGTAGAAGTAAGGTTGCAGTTCCTTCCACCGTACACTGCGACCACTTGATCACTGCGAAAATCGGTTCCTCTGAGGACTTAGCGACCGCCTCAACCGAAAACAAAGAGGTTTACGACTTTCTTTCTTCTGTTTCCAATAAATACGGGATCGGATTCTGGAAGCCCGGAGCAGGAATTATCCACCAAGTAGTTTTAGAAAATTATGCATTCCCTGGAGGAATGATGATCGGGACCGACTCTCACACGGTGAACGCCGGAGGTTTGGGAATGGTTGCGATCGGAGTTGGAGGAGCAGATGCTTGCGACGTAATGGCTGGCCTTCCTTGGGAGCTCAAATGGCCTAAATTGATCGGGGTGAAACTGACTGGGAAACTGAACGGTTGGACTTCTTCAAAAGATGTTATCTTAAAAGTGGCAGGAATTCTTACCGTAAAAGGTGGAACAGGAGCAATCGTAGAATACTTCGGTGAAGGAGCTTCTTCTCTCTCTTGTACCGGAAAAGGAACCATCTGTAATATGGGAGCGGAAATCGGAGCAACTACTTCCACTTTTGCTTACGATGAATCCATGGAAAGATACCTTCGTTCTACTAGCAGAGGGGATATCGCCGATTTAGCGAACGGGGTGAAGGAACACCTCACCGCTGATCCGGAAGTATACGCAAACCCTGATAAATTCTTCGACCAAGTGATCGAGATCAACCTTTCCGATTTGGAACCTCACTTGAACGGACCCTTCACTCCGGACTTGGCTACCCCTATTTCTAAAATGAAAGAAGAAGCTAAGAAGAACGGATGGCCTACAAAAGTAGAAGTAGGGCTAATCGGTTCCTGCACAAACTCTTCCTATGAGGACATTTCTCGTGCAGCTTCTCTTGCAAACCAAGCCGCGGAAAAATTCTTAAAACCTAAGGCAGAGTTTACGATCACTCCTGGTTCGGAGTTGGTTCGGTTTACGATAGAAAGAGACGGGTATATTAAAGTTTTCGAAAAGATCGGAGCGAAAGTTTTTGCGAACGCTTGCGGTCCTTGTATCGGAATGTGGTCCAGAGTAGGAGCGGATAAAAAGGAGAAGAACACGATCGTTCACTCTTTCAACCGGAACTTCCAATCTAGGAACGATGGGAACCCGAACACATACGCATTTGTAGCTTCTCCTGAACTTGTAACTGCTTTGGCAATCGCGGGAGATCTTACTTTCGATCCGAATAATGACACTCTTACGAATGAAAAAGGGGAGAAGGTTAAATTAGATCCTCCGAACGGAGATGAACTTCCTAAAAGAGGATTCGATGTAAACGATCCTGGTTACCAAGCCCCTGCTGCAGACGGTTCTAATATTCAAGTGGTAGTGGATCCTAAATCCACCCGACTCCAATTGCTTGCTCCTTTCATTAAGTGGGAAGGCACGGATCTAAAAGGATTAAACCTTCTGATCAAAGTAAAAGGAAAATGTACGACCGACCATATCTCTATGGCGGGCCCTTGGTTGAAGTTCAGAGGGCATTTGGATAATATTTCCAATAACCTTTTGATCGGAGCTACGAATATCTTCAACGAGAAGATCAATAGCGTGAAGAACCAATTAGACGGATCTTACGACGAAGTTCCTAAAGTACAACGCCAATACAAAGCAAAAGGGATCGGTTCTATAGTGATCGGAGACGAGAACTACGGAGAAGGTTCTTCCAGAGAACACGCTGCTATGGAGCCAAGATTCTTAGGAGTAAGAGCGGTTCTTGTAAAATCATTTGCTCGTATCCACGAGACAAACTTGAAAAAACAAGGGATGCTTGCTTTGACATTTGCAGATAAGGCGGATTACGATAAGATCCAAGAAGACGATAAGATAGATATTATCGGACTCACCGATTTTAAAGAAGGAACTCCTCTTACTTTAGCTTTACATCATAAAGATGGAAGTAAGGACGAATTTAAAGTAAACCACACTTATAATGCTCAGCAGATTGAATGGTTTAAAGCGGGAAGCGCTTTGAATTTGATTGGCGGCAAAAAGTAA
- a CDS encoding OmpA family protein: MTKKQNYYVTIKGKKYDRGLIELAEKATSGKKDGRISIADAKKLLNAVKDNNTYTDVEKKTMEYVRENFQFTAKADEWFRTEIRKWAAEKSSHPKSSPQEEYTSHDEAISLMSSQHSDAPYRGYIPTPSAGQAKKQNRIPVLVLSLIILAGFGIGIYYAFRNGGKKAVSHTEEIKESKPKQVEEKKETSSSSEKESIFGFFSQKHEPANLSGKDGELASKIQSSPILFDKNDIKVPKSQRRILDSLTFLLKKHSDIKVVLIGHASSEGTEEVNLKVSQLRAEMVRDYLLGNGLETSRFILEAKGSQIVSSPEGKGQSQEKNRRVDIQIVK, translated from the coding sequence ATGACTAAGAAGCAGAATTATTACGTCACTATAAAAGGCAAAAAATATGATCGAGGCTTGATTGAGTTGGCGGAAAAGGCCACCTCGGGTAAAAAAGACGGCCGTATTTCAATCGCAGATGCAAAGAAACTTCTCAACGCAGTGAAGGATAACAATACTTATACGGACGTTGAAAAGAAAACCATGGAATATGTCCGTGAGAATTTTCAATTTACTGCAAAAGCAGACGAGTGGTTTCGTACTGAAATCCGCAAATGGGCTGCTGAAAAATCTTCTCATCCTAAATCTTCCCCACAAGAGGAATATACTTCCCACGATGAAGCGATTAGTCTCATGAGTTCTCAACACTCAGACGCACCTTATAGAGGATATATCCCGACCCCTTCTGCAGGCCAGGCGAAAAAGCAGAATCGTATTCCCGTTCTGGTCCTTTCTCTCATTATTCTCGCGGGCTTTGGAATAGGGATCTACTATGCATTCCGAAACGGCGGAAAGAAGGCCGTTAGTCATACTGAAGAAATTAAAGAAAGCAAACCTAAACAAGTAGAGGAGAAGAAGGAAACTTCTTCCTCATCGGAAAAAGAAAGTATTTTCGGCTTCTTCTCTCAGAAACACGAACCCGCAAATCTTTCCGGGAAAGACGGGGAGCTTGCTTCTAAAATCCAATCTTCTCCGATCCTTTTCGATAAAAATGATATAAAAGTTCCTAAGTCCCAAAGAAGGATCCTGGATTCTCTTACCTTTCTTCTCAAAAAACATTCGGATATTAAGGTAGTTCTGATCGGTCATGCTTCATCCGAAGGAACCGAAGAGGTAAATCTGAAAGTTTCCCAACTCAGGGCCGAGATGGTCAGGGATTATTTATTGGGGAATGGTTTAGAAACTTCTCGTTTCATTTTAGAAGCGAAAGGTTCTCAGATAGTTTCCTCTCCCGAGGGGAAGGGACAAAGTCAGGAAAAAAACAGGCGAGTAGATATCCAAATCGTCAAGTGA
- the epmA gene encoding EF-P lysine aminoacylase EpmA: protein MKLNNLEILSFRSRFLHATRTFFHEKGFLEVDTPSLKKIPGMEPYLDPFVVGSPSGEEKGYLITSPEYSLKQALSLGAEKAYEIAHTFRSGEKGSSYHTAEFLMLEFYQVGTDLHQAMDLLEELIRWVTNKLSLPFPEKPFQRKSVKELLSKLAGIDWDRDSLERKITELSLTNLSFNSMEYEDCFFLIFLNLLEPNFASEFQFIYDYPPEMAALSRIELGAAKRFELYFGKIELANAFYELLDPIEQRARFEKEQELRRKLGKEVFPVHEEFLQALERGIPECSGISIGLDRLLMVLLGRNSLSDISPYWREI, encoded by the coding sequence ATGAAGCTGAATAACTTAGAAATATTGTCATTTCGATCCAGATTTTTACATGCTACGAGAACTTTTTTTCATGAAAAAGGATTCCTCGAGGTTGATACACCATCCTTGAAGAAAATTCCTGGAATGGAGCCGTATTTAGATCCATTTGTGGTAGGATCTCCTTCCGGAGAAGAGAAGGGGTATCTGATTACTTCCCCGGAATATTCTCTCAAACAAGCTCTATCTTTAGGTGCAGAGAAAGCGTACGAGATTGCCCATACTTTTCGTTCAGGGGAGAAGGGGAGTTCCTACCATACCGCGGAATTTCTGATGCTGGAATTTTATCAAGTAGGCACTGATTTGCACCAAGCAATGGACCTTCTTGAGGAATTAATTCGATGGGTCACTAATAAGCTGAGTCTTCCCTTTCCGGAAAAACCATTTCAAAGAAAATCAGTGAAGGAACTCCTCTCCAAGTTGGCAGGTATAGATTGGGATAGAGATTCATTAGAACGAAAAATAACCGAATTGTCTCTCACGAATCTCTCTTTCAATTCCATGGAATATGAAGACTGCTTTTTTTTAATATTTTTAAACTTATTGGAGCCGAATTTCGCTTCGGAATTCCAATTCATCTATGACTATCCTCCAGAGATGGCTGCCCTTTCTAGAATTGAACTTGGGGCAGCGAAAAGGTTCGAATTGTATTTCGGAAAAATAGAATTAGCTAATGCATTTTACGAGCTTTTGGACCCGATAGAACAGAGAGCTCGTTTTGAAAAAGAACAAGAGTTGAGAAGAAAGTTAGGGAAGGAAGTTTTTCCAGTTCATGAGGAGTTCCTTCAGGCTTTGGAGAGAGGCATCCCCGAATGTTCAGGAATTTCGATCGGATTGGATCGTCTTCTAATGGTACTTTTGGGAAGGAACTCCCTCTCGGATATTAGCCCATATTGGCGAGAAATTTGA
- a CDS encoding STAS domain protein, translated as MEYIRKYSYFEIRKKAKAVEIEPLLPEVNDQVLNELNSVLAMAFYETNRHVKLEISKFDTLPFPVIEKLIKYALDLREKNRVLILSKPRPPIRKYIKTFSLEELILIL; from the coding sequence GTGGAGTATATCCGAAAATACAGTTACTTCGAAATAAGAAAAAAGGCCAAAGCTGTAGAGATTGAACCTCTCCTTCCTGAAGTGAACGACCAAGTATTGAACGAGTTGAACTCAGTCTTAGCGATGGCTTTTTATGAAACAAATCGGCATGTAAAATTAGAAATATCAAAATTCGATACTTTGCCATTTCCAGTAATAGAAAAATTGATCAAATACGCCTTGGATTTGCGAGAAAAAAACCGAGTATTAATTCTCTCCAAACCGAGACCTCCGATTCGAAAATACATTAAAACATTTTCGTTAGAAGAATTAATTCTGATCCTCTGA
- a CDS encoding DUF4279 domain-containing protein, translated as MKYSNPSFPRSWALIAVSEPGLDVHEVTRTLGVRPDLSVNKGVPAISGKSVTSSLWQIHSKRDASSPLEDHIQELLERIAPRRKEFQSFCEKHNVVLYCSVEFNNGSLEETVLSARTLLLLGNLGLKLIFHAWNVPERRRRSEDQN; from the coding sequence ATGAAATATAGTAACCCTTCTTTTCCTCGGAGTTGGGCCCTTATTGCGGTTTCGGAACCCGGATTGGATGTTCACGAAGTAACTAGAACCCTTGGGGTCCGACCGGACTTGTCGGTAAATAAAGGAGTTCCTGCCATCTCAGGAAAATCGGTTACTTCTTCCTTATGGCAAATCCATTCGAAAAGAGACGCGAGTTCCCCGTTAGAAGATCATATTCAAGAGTTATTGGAACGAATCGCTCCTCGTCGCAAAGAATTTCAAAGTTTTTGCGAAAAACATAATGTCGTACTATATTGTTCCGTTGAATTTAATAACGGTAGTTTAGAAGAAACCGTGCTGAGCGCTCGGACTCTTTTGTTGCTCGGAAATCTTGGGTTGAAATTGATCTTTCATGCGTGGAATGTTCCGGAAAGAAGGAGAAGGTCAGAGGATCAGAATTAA